The DNA window CATTCCCACAACTGGTGTCGGATAAATGGCTCCCAAAGGCGATTCATTATAGAAGCTAACATTTCCACCAGTTACAGGCGTGTCCAACGCACGGCAGGCGTCTCCTATTCCCAGAACTGCTTGTTTAAATTGATAATAAATCTCTGGATCGTAAGGATTTCCAAAATTTAGACAATTTGTAATGGCTATAGGTCTCGCTCCCGAGCAAACAACATTTCTGGCAGATTCTGCTACGGCAATAGCGCCACCTTTATATGGATTCAAATAGGTGTATCGCCCATTCCCATCAGTTTTAGTTGCTATGGCTTTATTCGTTCCTTTGATTCTGATGACGGCAGATGAACTCCCTGGTGCTACCGAAGTATTCGTGCGAACACTATGATCATATTGTTGGAAAATCCATCGTTTATCTGCGATGTCCGGTGAAGCGATCAGCTTCATTAAAACTTCATTATAATCCTTTGGCTCAGGTAGTTTTCGAATATTTTTCGCTCGTAGTTTGGCTATATATTTTGGTTCTTTTGTTTCACGTAAATAAACCGGAGCGCCGCCGCCAAGAACCAGATGCCATGATGGAATTGAGCCTACTTTTTTCCCATTCAAGATCAGATCGAGATTCCCGGAATCGGTCACCTGCCCAATTTCCACGCAATTCAAATCCCATTTCTTGAAAATTTCCTTAACCTCTTCCTCAAATCCTCTTCGGATAATAACAAGCATGCGTTCCTGTGACTCAGACAACATAATTTCATATGGCGTCATGTCCTTTTCGCGAAGTGGAACCGCATTGAGGTTCAGGCAAATTCCTGATTTTCCTTTAGTAGAGGTTTCGGAAGTCGAGCAAGCAATACCAGCCGCTCCCATGTCCTGAATCCCTATCAGATAATCTTTCTTGGCAAGTTCCAATGTCGCTTCGAGTAGTAATTTTTCCGTAAAAGGATCGCCAACTTGAACGGACGACCGGCGGCTTTCCGATTCTTCACTTAGTTCAACCGATGCAAACGTCGCTCCGTGAATTCCATCGCGTCCGGTTGAAGATCCAACAATCATCACTGTATTGCCGACGCCTTTTGCGACGGCGCTCACGACATGGTCTTTTTTCACGATGCCGATGGTCATAACATTGACGAGCGGATTTCCCGTGTAGCATTCGTCAAAATAAACCTCACCAGCGACAGTCGGCACTCCCATGCAATTTCCGTAATGCGCAATGCCTTTGACGACCTGATCGAACAGATAGCGATTCCTCGGATTCGTCAGAGGACCGAAACGCAGAGAATCCAGTGAAGCAATCGGACGCGCACCCATCGTAAAAATATCCCGCATAATTCCACCGACACCGGTTGCCGCTCCCTGAAAAGGTTCGATTGCAGATGGATGATTGTGACTTTCGATTTTAAAAGCAACTGCCTGCCCGTCGCCGATATCGACTAAACCGGCATTTTCCTCGCCAGCCCCAACAAGCAATCGTCTTCCGGATCGTGGCAGTGTTTTTATCATTGCTATCGAATTCTTATAACTGCAATGCTCACTCCACATCACGGAGAAGACACCCAGTTCCGTAAAATTCGGTTCGCGCCCGAGTATATTCTTGATCTTTTCCCATTCTTCTTCATTTAATCCGTGCTGGATTGCCAGTTGTAGATCGACTTTAGGTTCCTGCATGTCGCTCATTTATGCTCCTTTATGAGTGATTCGTTTAATTTTTTTCAATGTTTAACGAACGACCGGAATCTTGATCCGATTCCAGAAATCGTTCATGTTTTCGCGCCGCGTGATTTCCATATCGACGCCATCGATCAGCGCAACTTCCGCCGGTCTGAGTCGGTGATTATACGGCATCGACATAACGTTTCCGTAAGCGCCTGCCTGTGTAAAAACGAGCAAATCGCCTTCCTGCACTTTCGGCAACATCCGGTCGCGCGCGAAAATGTCGGTGTTCTCGCAAATCTGTCCGCAGACATTGATCGGAAACACCTCGGTTTCGTTTTCTTTTCCATCAACGATAATCGTATGATATGCGCCGTAAAGCGCCGTCCGGATCAATGTTTGAAATCCGGCATCAATTCCAATAAAATTCTGATAACTTTCCTTCAAACCGAGAACGCTTGAAACCAGAAATCCTGCATTTCCAACGAGGTAACGACCCGGTTCCAGTGTCAAAACCGGATTTCCCAGTTTATATTCGTTCACTTTTTTCCGGAAAATGTCGATGCATTTTTTCCCGATATATGAAATATCTAATTCTTTTTCATCGCTTTGATATGGAATTCCCAGTCCGCCGCCCATGTCGATAAATTCAAATGTGATATCGAGTTCCCGATGGATTTTTCCGAGAATATCTAAAAACAGTTCTAAGATTTTTGGAAAATGTTCATCATCGAGAACGCCTGAACCGGTCATGATATGCGCGCCGAATCGTTGAATTCCCGCGTCCGATGCTTTTTTGTAGGCTAAAGCGGCTTTTTCATGTGGAATTCCGAATTTTGCGCGTTCGCCGCCTGTTGTGATTTTCTCGAACTTGCCTCTTCCCTTTCCGGGATTGATGCGGAAGGATATACGTTCAGGCTTTCCGATTTTCAGCAAACGGTCGAGCGAGTTTGCATCATCCAAATTGATCTGAGCACCAGAATGAAAAGCCGCCGCCAAATCTTCGTAGCTTTCATAATTTCCCGTGTATAAAATATCCGACGGTTGAATGCCAACTTTCATCGCGACTTCCAGCTCGCCCGGGCTGACGCAATCGACGCCAAGTCCATTTTCGCTGATCAGTTTGACAATCGCCGGATGAGAATTCGCCTTCATTGCGTAGAAAATTTTCGTCGGAACATCGTCGGAATGAAAACTTTGCAACAATTTCGCCGCATTTTCTTCGATTTTCGCAAAGTCATAAACGTAGACGGGAGTGCCGTATTTATCAGCAATTTCCCGAACACTCATTCCACCGATTTTCATTCCATTTTCCTCATTTATTCAAATTAACGATGCAGTTGATCCCATATTTTTTGGGCGAGTTTCGGTCCGACGCCTTTGATTTCGCAGTAATCCGCCACCGACGCCGATTTCATCGCAGAAATCGTTTTGAATTTCGCCCACAATTCCTTTTTACGGGCGGCGCCGAGTCCAACAATTCGGTCGAGTTCCGAACCGATCTCTCCTTTTCCGCGCAACT is part of the Candidatus Marinimicrobia bacterium CG08_land_8_20_14_0_20_45_22 genome and encodes:
- a CDS encoding phosphoribosylformylglycinamidine synthase subunit PurL, with translation MSDMQEPKVDLQLAIQHGLNEEEWEKIKNILGREPNFTELGVFSVMWSEHCSYKNSIAMIKTLPRSGRRLLVGAGEENAGLVDIGDGQAVAFKIESHNHPSAIEPFQGAATGVGGIMRDIFTMGARPIASLDSLRFGPLTNPRNRYLFDQVVKGIAHYGNCMGVPTVAGEVYFDECYTGNPLVNVMTIGIVKKDHVVSAVAKGVGNTVMIVGSSTGRDGIHGATFASVELSEESESRRSSVQVGDPFTEKLLLEATLELAKKDYLIGIQDMGAAGIACSTSETSTKGKSGICLNLNAVPLREKDMTPYEIMLSESQERMLVIIRRGFEEEVKEIFKKWDLNCVEIGQVTDSGNLDLILNGKKVGSIPSWHLVLGGGAPVYLRETKEPKYIAKLRAKNIRKLPEPKDYNEVLMKLIASPDIADKRWIFQQYDHSVRTNTSVAPGSSSAVIRIKGTNKAIATKTDGNGRYTYLNPYKGGAIAVAESARNVVCSGARPIAITNCLNFGNPYDPEIYYQFKQAVLGIGDACRALDTPVTGGNVSFYNESPLGAIYPTPVVGMLGLINNLENITTSWFKKDGDFILMLGTIKGELGGSAYLKVIHDTVAGDAPDIDISFERRVQDACLEAIEMKIVHSAIDVSDGGMAVAIAEACISNPENPMGASIFISGKLREDELFFAESQSVIIISIDESRLLEMERIASKNIVPCVTIGRVKDNGKLKMNDSINLPLDEIQQTYRNTLPKLMEMTV
- the lysA gene encoding diaminopimelate decarboxylase, translated to MKIGGMSVREIADKYGTPVYVYDFAKIEENAAKLLQSFHSDDVPTKIFYAMKANSHPAIVKLISENGLGVDCVSPGELEVAMKVGIQPSDILYTGNYESYEDLAAAFHSGAQINLDDANSLDRLLKIGKPERISFRINPGKGRGKFEKITTGGERAKFGIPHEKAALAYKKASDAGIQRFGAHIMTGSGVLDDEHFPKILELFLDILGKIHRELDITFEFIDMGGGLGIPYQSDEKELDISYIGKKCIDIFRKKVNEYKLGNPVLTLEPGRYLVGNAGFLVSSVLGLKESYQNFIGIDAGFQTLIRTALYGAYHTIIVDGKENETEVFPINVCGQICENTDIFARDRMLPKVQEGDLLVFTQAGAYGNVMSMPYNHRLRPAEVALIDGVDMEITRRENMNDFWNRIKIPVVR